Proteins encoded together in one Thermoplasmata archaeon window:
- a CDS encoding 4Fe-4S binding protein, translating into MKIAIGATVTEAGSSIRNKTGGWRNMRPQTDLTKCKRCGICIIVCPDAAISMKSKEEGPKTDYDYCKGCGICANECPFKAIQMVQEEK; encoded by the coding sequence GTGAAAATCGCAATTGGGGCAACTGTTACTGAAGCTGGGAGTTCTATCAGAAACAAGACAGGCGGCTGGAGAAATATGAGACCTCAAACAGACCTCACAAAATGCAAGCGATGTGGAATCTGCATAATTGTTTGTCCAGATGCGGCGATTTCAATGAAGAGCAAAGAAGAAGGGCCTAAAACTGATTATGACTACTGCAAGGGCTGTGGAATCTGTGCTAATGAATGTCCTTTCAAGGCAATTCAAATGGTTCAGGAGGAGAAGTGA
- a CDS encoding 2-oxoacid:acceptor oxidoreductase family protein encodes MYEIRFHGRGGQGAVTAANALAVAGAIEGKYVQAFPVFGVERRGAPVTAFVRIDEKEIDIRSQIYNPDIVIVLDMTLLSVVNVTAGLKKGGILVFNTKKKPEEFKYPDFKVATVDATEIAVRNGLGTQTNPIVNTAILGAYAKAVGNVKLESIIEAVKQESPVKKEENAKAVSEAFENTVLGW; translated from the coding sequence ATGTATGAAATCCGTTTCCATGGTAGAGGTGGGCAGGGGGCTGTGACCGCAGCAAATGCTCTGGCTGTTGCGGGTGCAATCGAGGGCAAGTATGTCCAGGCATTTCCTGTATTTGGTGTTGAGCGCAGGGGTGCACCTGTTACAGCGTTTGTTCGCATCGACGAGAAAGAAATAGACATTCGCTCGCAGATTTACAATCCAGACATTGTGATTGTACTGGACATGACATTGCTCAGTGTTGTGAATGTGACTGCGGGCTTGAAAAAAGGTGGAATTCTTGTCTTCAACACAAAGAAGAAGCCAGAAGAGTTCAAATATCCTGACTTCAAGGTTGCAACAGTGGATGCTACAGAGATTGCTGTGAGAAATGGCCTTGGCACACAAACGAATCCCATTGTTAATACGGCGATTCTGGGTGCATATGCGAAGGCGGTTGGAAATGTGAAACTTGAATCTATTATTGAGGCAGTAAAGCAAGAATCTCCGGTGAAGAAGGAGGAGAATGCGAAAGCTGTTAGCGAGGCATTTGAAAACACAGTATTGGGGTGGTAA